The proteins below come from a single Juglans regia cultivar Chandler chromosome 12, Walnut 2.0, whole genome shotgun sequence genomic window:
- the LOC108983208 gene encoding probable xyloglucan galactosyltransferase GT14, producing MEKLMVGNCSNPIWFVLLLCFLSSLIFLLVDYMAASSGKQNGATFILNNFANDGTFTSSNFAAPRLKNQSQEISSPSVRNTKFVKNLGDLCSGRYIYIHDLPSQFNKELLMNCNSLIQWMNMCQYVSNLGLGPQVDKNESVILKGGWFVTNQFMLEVIFHNRMMQYQCLTNDSSLASAIYIPFYAGLDVGRYLWGFNISVRDANSLALVKWLADKPEWKRMSGRDHFLVGGRIAWDFRRLTDDDSDWGSKLMVLPESKNITLLTIESSKEDNEFAIPYPTYFHPSKDRQIIRWQKKMRRTKRQYLFSFAGAPRPNLSNSIRSELIDQCRSSSTCNFLGCYNNGTNECEDPINVMTAFQSSVFCLQPPGDSFTRRSTFDSILAGCIPVFFHKDSAYSQYLWHLPKNHTKYSVMIPLNDVKDRKVCVNETLLRVPKNDVLAKREEVIKLIPSIVYGDPRSRLETLEDAFDIAVKGVLERVETARREIEESKLLTKKLSLKNFFFP from the coding sequence ATGGAGAAATTGATGGTCGGAAACTGCTCTAATCCAATCTGGTTTGTCCTactcctctgttttctctcaaGTTTGATTTTCCTCTTAGTTGATTACATGGCTGCAAGTAGTGGGAAGCAAAATGGGGCGACATTTATTCTCAACAACTTTGCAAATGATGGAACATTTACTTCATCAAACTTTGCTGCACCGCGTTTAAAGAATCAGAGTCAAGAAATTAGCTCACCTTCTGTGAGAAATACTAAATTTGTTAAGAATTTAGGTGATTTGTGTTCGGGtcgatatatttatattcatgatcTTCCTAGCCAGTTCAACAAAGAGTTGCTCATGAATTGCAATTCTCTTATACAATGGATGAACATGTGCCAATATGTATCCAACTTGGGTCTTGGTCCTCAGGTAGACAAAAATGAATCAGTTATATTGAAAGGGGGTTGGTTTGTCACAAACCAGTTTATGTTGGAAGTCATATTCCACAACAGGATGATGCAGTATCAATGCTTAACAAATGACTCATCGTTGGCTTCTGCAATTTATATACCATTTTATGCTGGCCTTGATGTTGGGCGGTACCTGTGGGGTTTTAACATCTCAGTGAGAGATGCTAATTCTTTAGCTCTGGTTAAGTGGCTTGCAGACAAACCTGAATGGAAAAGAATGTCGGGTAGAGATCACTTCCTAGTTGGAGGAAGGATTGCTTGGGATTTCAGAAGACTGACAGATGATGATTCTGATTGGGGTTCCAAGCTTATGGTTTTGCCTGAATCAAAGAACATAACATTGTTGACGATCGAATCAAGCAAGGAGGACAATGAGTTTGCAATACCATATCCAACATACTTCCATCCTTCAAAAGACAGGCAGATAATCAGGTGGCAGAAAAAGATGAGAAGAACAAAAAGGCAATACTTGTTCTCTTTTGCTGGTGCCCCACGACCCAATTTATCGAATTCCATTCGGAGTGAGTTGATTGATCAATGCCGCTCTTCATCCACATGCAATTTTCTTGGTTGTTATAATAATGGAACAAATGAGTGTGAGGACCCAATAAATGTGATGACGGCATTTCAAAGCTCAGTTTTTTGCTTACAGCCTCCTGGGGATTCATTCACTAGGCGATCCACCTTTGACTCCATTTTAGCCGGTTGTATTCCGGTTTTCTTCCATAAGGATTCTGCTTATTCACAATACCTGTGGCATTTACCAAAGAACCATACAAAGTATTCTGTGATGATACCATTAAATGATGTAAAGGATAGAAAGGTTTGTGTCAATGAAACATTGCTTAGAGTTCCGAAGAATGATGTGTTGGCTAAGAGAGAAGAGGTTATAAAGCTGATTCCAAGTATAGTTTATGGAGATCCAAGGTCAAGGTTAGAGACCCTTGAAGACGCATTTGACATAGCAGTTAAGGGTGTTCTTGAGAGAGTAGAGACAGCAAGGAGAGAGATTGAAGAGAGTAAGTTGTTGACTAAAAAACTTAGtttgaagaatttcttctttcCATGA
- the LOC109021847 gene encoding rho GDP-dissociation inhibitor 1-like — protein MSAAVGAMSTTKDVKFNCQMEEEELKNNKNNNVGGEPGKLPHSDDGHADNGINDGDELEEENDAQMKSEKELDLGPQVSLKEQLEKDKDDESLRKWKEQLLGSVDLSSVGETKEPEVKIQSLTIICPDRPDVILPIPSTNNTKKSLFTLKEGSQYRLKFTFTVSNNIVSGLQYANVVWKTGVKVDNSKKMMGTFSPQKQPYACEMEDEITPSGMLARGSYQARTKFLDDDGKCYLDVSYCFDIQKNWTKPF, from the exons ATGTCGGCCGCTGTAGGAGCTATGTCGACAACCAAGGACGTCAAATTCAATTGTCAAATGGAGGAAGAAGAGCtcaaaaataacaagaacaacaaTGTTGGTGGTGAACCAGGAAAGCTCCCGCACAGTGATGATGGTCATGCAGATAATGGCATTAATGATGGTGATGAACTAGAGGAAGAGAATGACGCCCAGATGAAATCTGAGAAGGAGTTGGATCTTGGACCCCAAGTTTCTCTTAAGGAACAGCTTGAGAAAGATAAG GATGATGAGAGTTTGAGGAAATGGAAGGAACAACTTCTTGGAAGTGTTGATCTGTCATCTGTTGGag AGACTAAAGAACCAGAAGTGAAGATACAAAGCCTGACAATAATATGCCCGGACCGACCAGATGTGATTTTGCCAATTCCATCAAcaaacaatactaaaaaaagCCTCTTCACCCTCAAGGAAGGAAGCCAGTACCGCCTCAAATTTACCTTCACCGTCTCCAACAACATCGTCTCTGGCCTCCAGTACGCCAACGTTGTCTGGAAGACCGGTGTCAAAg TGGACAATTCAAAGAAGATGATGGGAACTTTTAGTCCTCAGAAACAGCCTTACGCATGTGAAATGGAAGACGAAATTACCCCTTCGGGAATGCTTGCCAGAGGCTCGTATCAGGCAAGAACCAAG TTCCTAGATGATgatggaaaatgctacttgGACGTGAGTTACTGCTTCGACATTCAAAAGAATTGGACAAAACCCTTTTGA